Proteins from one Halovivax limisalsi genomic window:
- a CDS encoding aconitate hydratase yields the protein MGLTLTEKILDDHLVEGELETGEEIGIEIDQVLTQDTTGTMVWLQFEAMGLDEVQTEIAAQYCDHQTYQFDFKNTDDHRFLRSAAGTYGAHFSRPGNGICHNVHRENFAAPGKTLLGSDSHTPTPGGLGQLAIGAGGIDVTVAMGGAPYYIEMPEVVNVRLEGELPDWATAKDVILELLRRLTVKGGVGKILEYTGPGVETLTAPERMTITNMGTELGATSSLFPTDEQTKDYLERVGRGEAYTELQPDDDAEYDDEIVVDLSELEPLIAEPSMPDNVVPVREVAGTDVDQVIVGSCTNGAYEDVLPAAKMLEGRQVDRKTEMIVAPGSKQASELLARQGWVAELMAAGVNFSEATCGACIGIGHVPASDSVSLRTFNRNFEGRSGIEDDNVYLCSPEVAAAAALAGEIVDPRDLADELGDLEAPGFELAEAYDASKADLITPDQAVDDDLIKGPNIGEVPLREGIDEDIAGEVLLKMGDNITTDHIIPATQDILMYRSNIDKLSEFTLSRVDETFADRAAEADGGVLLAGENYGQGSSREHAAMCPMHLGVEAVLARSFARIHRANLFNFGIVPLVIDEAAYDSIDQGDEVEIVEDVETGVSEGRSEFTVRVNGTDEYIATLDASQRERDILAAGGKLSWTKAQAQDGGTEAPADD from the coding sequence GCTTACCGAGAAAATTCTGGACGATCACCTCGTCGAGGGCGAACTCGAGACCGGCGAGGAGATCGGGATCGAGATCGATCAGGTACTCACGCAGGACACGACGGGAACGATGGTCTGGCTGCAGTTCGAGGCGATGGGGCTGGACGAGGTCCAGACCGAGATCGCCGCCCAGTACTGCGACCACCAGACCTACCAGTTCGACTTTAAGAACACCGACGACCACCGGTTCCTCCGGTCGGCCGCCGGGACCTACGGCGCACACTTTTCCCGACCCGGCAACGGCATCTGTCACAACGTCCACCGGGAGAACTTCGCCGCGCCCGGCAAGACGCTGCTCGGCTCCGACTCGCACACGCCGACGCCGGGCGGGCTGGGCCAGCTCGCCATCGGCGCCGGCGGGATCGACGTCACCGTCGCGATGGGCGGGGCGCCATACTACATCGAGATGCCCGAAGTCGTCAACGTCCGCCTCGAGGGCGAACTCCCCGACTGGGCGACCGCGAAGGACGTCATCCTCGAGCTCCTCCGCCGGCTGACCGTCAAGGGCGGCGTCGGCAAGATCCTCGAGTACACGGGCCCGGGCGTCGAGACGCTCACCGCGCCCGAGCGGATGACGATCACCAACATGGGGACCGAACTGGGCGCGACCTCGTCGCTCTTCCCGACCGACGAGCAGACGAAGGACTACCTCGAACGCGTCGGCCGCGGCGAGGCGTACACCGAACTCCAGCCGGACGACGACGCCGAGTACGACGACGAGATCGTCGTCGACCTCTCGGAGCTCGAGCCGCTGATCGCCGAGCCGTCGATGCCGGACAACGTCGTTCCCGTCCGCGAGGTCGCGGGCACCGATGTCGACCAGGTCATCGTCGGCTCCTGTACCAACGGCGCCTACGAGGACGTCCTCCCGGCCGCGAAGATGCTGGAGGGCCGCCAGGTCGACCGCAAGACCGAGATGATCGTCGCGCCCGGTTCGAAGCAGGCCTCCGAACTGCTCGCCCGCCAGGGCTGGGTCGCCGAGCTGATGGCCGCCGGCGTCAACTTCTCGGAGGCGACCTGCGGCGCCTGCATCGGCATCGGTCACGTCCCCGCCTCGGACTCCGTCTCGCTGCGGACCTTCAACCGCAACTTCGAGGGCCGGTCCGGCATCGAGGACGACAACGTCTACCTCTGCTCGCCCGAGGTCGCCGCCGCGGCCGCCCTCGCGGGCGAGATCGTCGACCCGCGGGACCTGGCCGACGAACTCGGCGATCTCGAGGCGCCCGGCTTCGAACTCGCCGAGGCGTACGACGCCTCGAAGGCCGACCTCATCACCCCCGATCAGGCCGTCGACGACGACCTCATCAAGGGGCCCAACATCGGCGAGGTGCCGCTGCGAGAGGGGATCGACGAGGATATCGCGGGCGAGGTCCTGCTCAAGATGGGCGACAACATCACGACGGACCACATCATCCCAGCGACCCAGGACATCCTGATGTACCGCTCGAACATCGACAAACTCTCCGAGTTCACGCTGAGCCGCGTCGACGAGACGTTCGCCGACCGGGCGGCCGAAGCCGACGGCGGCGTCCTGCTCGCCGGCGAGAACTACGGCCAGGGCTCCTCGCGCGAACACGCCGCGATGTGTCCGATGCACCTGGGCGTCGAGGCGGTCCTCGCCCGGAGCTTCGCCCGGATCCACCGCGCGAACCTCTTTAACTTCGGGATCGTCCCGCTGGTCATCGACGAGGCCGCCTACGACTCGATCGACCAGGGCGACGAGGTCGAGATCGTCGAGGACGTCGAGACGGGCGTCTCCGAGGGGCGCTCGGAGTTCACCGTTCGCGTCAACGGAACCGACGAGTACATCGCGACGCTCGACGCCTCCCAGCGCGAGCGCGACATCCTCGCCGCCGGCGGCAAGCTCTCCTGGACGAAGGCCCAGGCGCAGGACGGCGGCACCGAAGCGCCTGCGGACGACTGA
- a CDS encoding DUF7344 domain-containing protein — translation MATAHGKGTGARVSEQGVQLTEDELFELLANQRRRQVLYALMCEGKTLTIGDLSQRIAAWEDGLDYEEVSSKDRKRVYTALQQSHLPKMDQSGVVNFDRDRGTVEPTAALSDVEIYIDVVRGHELPWNEYYLGLAAVSAIVLVASVLSIYPVSTLPPHAVTVFVVVSFAVSSLAHRFLARRSRLGIDEDPPLIDDDSRDRLLQ, via the coding sequence ATGGCGACAGCGCACGGCAAGGGAACGGGGGCGCGGGTGAGCGAACAGGGTGTACAACTGACGGAAGACGAACTCTTTGAGCTCCTGGCGAATCAGCGACGGCGACAGGTGCTCTACGCGCTCATGTGCGAAGGAAAGACGTTGACCATCGGTGATCTCTCCCAGCGGATCGCCGCCTGGGAGGACGGACTCGACTACGAGGAGGTTTCGAGCAAGGATCGAAAACGCGTCTACACGGCGCTCCAGCAGTCACACCTGCCGAAGATGGATCAGAGTGGCGTCGTCAACTTCGACCGCGACCGGGGGACCGTCGAACCGACGGCGGCGCTGTCGGACGTCGAGATTTACATCGACGTCGTCCGAGGGCACGAATTACCGTGGAACGAGTACTATCTGGGACTGGCCGCGGTGTCGGCGATCGTACTCGTCGCATCCGTGCTCTCGATCTATCCAGTGTCGACCCTTCCCCCGCACGCGGTGACCGTCTTCGTCGTCGTTTCCTTCGCCGTCTCGTCGCTCGCTCACCGATTTCTCGCACGACGGAGTCGACTTGGAATCGACGAGGATCCGCCACTCATCGACGACGATTCTCGGGATAGGCTGTTGCAGTAA
- a CDS encoding DUF1102 domain-containing protein, which yields MQRRKFIIGTGALATATAAAVGTGAFSSVTAARNIDVAVADDASAYLKLKGTDSHYVVDDGDGGTLAIDMSDSNPTNAGGTGVNPNAVTEFDDLFVVANHGTQPVSVGISKSGQHPDAVTFEDSNGNSLSNGIDLDVGEQASISVVVDTTAGSISVNEELLDSVVIQALA from the coding sequence ATGCAGCGACGAAAGTTCATCATCGGTACGGGCGCACTGGCAACGGCAACGGCGGCGGCAGTGGGGACGGGGGCGTTCTCTTCCGTCACCGCCGCGCGAAACATCGACGTCGCGGTCGCGGACGACGCGAGCGCGTACCTGAAACTGAAGGGAACGGATTCACATTACGTCGTCGACGACGGGGACGGCGGCACCCTCGCCATCGACATGAGCGACTCCAACCCGACGAACGCGGGCGGAACGGGTGTCAACCCCAACGCGGTGACCGAGTTCGACGACCTGTTCGTCGTCGCGAATCACGGAACCCAGCCCGTCTCCGTCGGGATTTCGAAATCCGGGCAGCACCCGGACGCCGTGACGTTCGAGGATAGCAACGGCAACTCGCTGTCGAACGGGATCGACCTGGACGTCGGCGAACAGGCGAGCATCAGCGTCGTCGTGGACACGACGGCCGGATCCATCTCGGTGAACGAAGAACTGCTCGACAGCGTCGTCATCCAGGCGCTGGCCTAA
- a CDS encoding DUF7344 domain-containing protein, with protein MGAKGVPRRDGESPGGLPGADERGLPREPSGQVVDVDRLYDVLANQRRRFALYYLKRHPEGVTLGELTERVAAWEDGCTPEDVSSEQRKRVYTALQQSHLPSLEEASIVTYDEDRRFVEPTEALATIECYPTTDTGDSTDWSARTLGLAAASIGVLALGWLGIWPVAALSPLAVATVIVVAFGLLALGQWHDVRRRARGADAPPPELE; from the coding sequence ATGGGGGCAAAGGGAGTACCACGACGGGACGGTGAATCGCCAGGGGGCCTACCAGGGGCGGACGAGCGAGGGCTCCCGCGCGAGCCGAGCGGGCAGGTCGTCGACGTCGATCGGCTGTACGACGTCCTCGCGAACCAGCGACGTCGGTTCGCGCTGTACTATCTCAAACGCCATCCCGAGGGCGTCACGCTCGGCGAGTTGACCGAACGAGTCGCCGCCTGGGAGGACGGCTGTACGCCGGAGGACGTCTCCTCCGAACAGCGAAAGCGCGTCTACACCGCGCTCCAGCAATCGCACCTGCCCTCGCTCGAGGAGGCGTCGATCGTCACCTACGACGAGGACCGCCGGTTCGTCGAACCGACCGAGGCGCTGGCGACCATCGAGTGCTACCCGACGACCGATACCGGGGACTCGACGGACTGGTCCGCGCGCACGCTCGGACTCGCCGCCGCGTCGATCGGGGTCCTCGCGCTCGGGTGGCTAGGGATCTGGCCGGTGGCGGCGCTGTCGCCCCTCGCCGTCGCCACGGTGATCGTCGTCGCGTTCGGCCTCCTGGCCCTCGGTCAGTGGCACGACGTTCGACGGCGAGCGAGGGGTGCGGACGCACCACCGCCGGAGCTCGAGTGA
- a CDS encoding DUF1102 domain-containing protein — MQRRTFLAGVGSTTIGASALVGTGAFSRVESDRAVSIAVAEDPNAYLGLDKCDSPNGSYAHLDDNGHLKIYMDEDNPTRDSTPLGAGINSNSTSWFHNVFQICNQGKESACIWIQDDDNWPTYEGDRRVEFYLGADDEASVVGEGNAVSLDVGECICVGIRTKSYGLEEGDMLLDALDNDVTIVADVDGDCGQTPTCPHLYGEYVCTTYEQDGDGYKRTGTEYTVGNDGAGSGASVTYDLAIADSPGEFRSDHSLGSSTSEIRSGDASVPLAGLLFWESGSECNPLAQTWAQYKTENGLEDLADWYSTEGHGVPAEAPSDVDDDLLVVEVDLPAEGEPDETISPEQYPEMSDEASAQGWRTCDEQH, encoded by the coding sequence ATGCAACGAAGAACATTCCTCGCGGGCGTCGGTAGCACCACCATCGGTGCGAGCGCGCTCGTCGGAACCGGCGCGTTCAGTCGCGTCGAATCGGACCGGGCCGTCTCCATCGCGGTGGCGGAGGACCCGAACGCCTACCTCGGATTGGACAAGTGTGACTCGCCAAACGGCAGTTACGCCCACCTCGACGACAACGGCCACCTCAAGATCTACATGGACGAGGACAACCCCACGCGGGACTCGACCCCGCTGGGTGCCGGAATCAACTCGAATTCCACGAGCTGGTTCCACAACGTCTTCCAGATCTGTAACCAGGGCAAGGAATCGGCCTGCATCTGGATCCAGGACGACGATAACTGGCCCACGTACGAGGGCGACCGCCGCGTCGAATTCTACCTCGGCGCCGACGACGAGGCCTCGGTCGTCGGCGAGGGTAACGCCGTCTCGCTCGACGTCGGCGAGTGTATCTGCGTCGGCATCCGCACCAAGAGCTACGGCCTCGAGGAGGGCGATATGCTCCTCGACGCGCTCGACAACGACGTCACCATCGTCGCCGACGTCGACGGCGACTGCGGCCAGACGCCGACGTGTCCGCATCTCTACGGTGAATACGTCTGTACGACCTACGAGCAGGACGGTGACGGCTACAAGCGAACGGGCACGGAGTACACCGTCGGGAACGACGGCGCGGGCTCCGGCGCGAGCGTCACCTACGACCTCGCCATCGCCGACTCGCCCGGCGAGTTCCGTTCGGATCACTCGCTCGGATCGTCGACGTCGGAGATCCGCTCCGGCGACGCGAGCGTCCCGCTGGCAGGACTCCTCTTCTGGGAGTCGGGATCGGAGTGCAACCCGCTCGCACAGACGTGGGCGCAGTACAAGACGGAGAACGGTCTCGAGGACCTCGCCGACTGGTACTCGACGGAGGGTCACGGCGTACCCGCGGAGGCGCCGTCCGACGTCGACGACGACCTGCTCGTCGTCGAGGTTGACCTCCCCGCGGAGGGCGAGCCGGACGAGACCATCTCGCCGGAACAGTATCCCGAAATGAGCGACGAGGCGTCGGCACAGGGCTGGCGCACCTGCGACGAACAGCACTGA
- a CDS encoding DUF1102 domain-containing protein gives MKRRNFLIGAGSASLGGGAIVGSGAFSRVESDRAVSIAVAEDPNAYLGLDKCDSPNGSYAHLDDNGHLKIYMDEDNPTRDSTPLGAGINSNSTSYFHNVFQICNQGKESACIWIQDDDNWPTYEGDRRVEFYLGADDEASIVGEGNAVSLDVGECICVGIRTKSYGLEEGDMLLDALDNDVTIVADVDGDCSDDGGEEPPECTEPKEKTWSDLVDEEEGGGPVVLMGLDSEDGAGTGGHGDPADHASMVESILDDVTNGGDGILVLGGDPDASGSLVDDYWEGDLGNAPNVDETVTFVSESSEIESVDFDGYAMLGIPSSCFEITAGVTNAQNAAIKSRADDISDFVNNGGGLLGKTQEDLDEPWAYADPFGELQNREMGWNQYDSVTVEQAGLDMGLTQNGMSGWCCYHETFPEYPDFFDVLLTRDDGGLGDGEAGAIGGSAVVIPRVVSFEATGASIVEVGDTQSYAVSLSNEGEESEGEVEIQVDDPDGVVVADSLPDDPFELVDGYDGSYEFSLECTDPGVHEIGLSVVGTDGSEITSIVVDVECIPADPGLC, from the coding sequence ATGAAACGACGAAACTTCCTGATCGGCGCCGGCTCTGCCTCCCTCGGCGGCGGAGCCATCGTCGGATCGGGCGCGTTCAGTCGCGTCGAATCGGACCGGGCCGTCTCCATCGCGGTGGCGGAGGACCCGAACGCCTACCTCGGATTGGACAAGTGTGACTCGCCAAACGGCAGTTACGCCCACCTCGACGACAACGGCCACCTCAAGATCTACATGGACGAGGACAACCCCACGCGGGACTCGACCCCGCTCGGGGCAGGAATCAACTCGAATTCCACGAGTTACTTCCACAACGTCTTCCAGATCTGTAACCAGGGCAAGGAATCGGCCTGCATCTGGATCCAGGACGACGATAACTGGCCCACGTACGAGGGCGACCGCCGCGTCGAATTCTACCTCGGCGCCGACGACGAGGCCTCGATCGTCGGCGAGGGTAACGCCGTCTCGCTCGACGTCGGCGAGTGCATCTGCGTCGGCATCCGCACCAAGAGCTACGGCCTCGAGGAGGGCGATATGCTCCTCGACGCACTCGACAACGACGTCACCATCGTCGCCGACGTCGACGGCGACTGTAGCGACGACGGCGGCGAAGAACCACCCGAATGTACCGAACCGAAGGAGAAGACGTGGTCCGACCTCGTCGACGAAGAAGAAGGCGGCGGCCCGGTCGTCCTCATGGGACTCGACTCCGAGGACGGCGCCGGGACGGGCGGCCACGGCGATCCGGCGGATCACGCCTCGATGGTCGAATCCATCCTCGACGACGTGACCAACGGCGGCGATGGGATTCTCGTCCTCGGCGGCGACCCGGACGCCTCGGGCAGCTTGGTCGACGACTACTGGGAGGGCGATCTCGGGAACGCGCCGAACGTCGACGAGACCGTCACGTTCGTCTCCGAGAGCTCCGAGATCGAGTCGGTCGACTTCGACGGGTACGCCATGCTCGGGATCCCGAGCAGCTGTTTCGAGATCACTGCCGGCGTGACGAACGCCCAGAACGCCGCGATCAAGAGCCGCGCGGACGACATCTCCGACTTCGTCAACAACGGGGGCGGCCTCCTCGGGAAAACCCAGGAGGACCTCGACGAACCGTGGGCCTACGCCGATCCGTTCGGCGAGTTGCAGAACCGGGAGATGGGCTGGAATCAGTACGACTCGGTCACGGTCGAACAGGCCGGGCTGGACATGGGGCTCACCCAGAACGGCATGAGCGGCTGGTGCTGTTACCACGAGACGTTCCCCGAGTACCCCGACTTCTTCGACGTGTTACTCACGCGCGACGACGGCGGGCTCGGTGACGGCGAGGCCGGCGCGATCGGCGGGAGCGCGGTCGTCATCCCGCGGGTCGTCTCGTTCGAGGCGACCGGCGCGTCGATCGTCGAGGTCGGCGATACCCAGTCGTACGCCGTCTCGCTGTCCAACGAGGGCGAGGAATCGGAAGGCGAGGTCGAGATCCAGGTCGACGACCCCGACGGCGTCGTCGTCGCCGACTCGCTCCCGGACGACCCCTTCGAACTCGTCGACGGCTACGACGGCTCCTACGAGTTCAGCCTCGAGTGCACCGACCCCGGCGTCCACGAGATCGGGCTCTCGGTCGTCGGGACCGACGGCTCCGAGATCACCTCGATCGTCGTCGACGTCGAGTGCATTCCGGCCGACCCGGGCCTCTGTTGA
- a CDS encoding DUF5305 domain-containing protein — MTTRERDRQDVQGVSATRRLEIRLREVLDRRFLAVVVLLGLVVLGGGWVAYNTHVDPGTEETTAVVGSWSEEPELSHQARVQADNPVFETGTVRADRPLYFTRLMPELEGLYAYAYDGSVTDGSLSVEATSYLVIRAVDGEETLWQERERLETTSVDGVEPGAAVPLSFTVNVSELDARIGSIVADLGADPGTTETSVVVKTTASGTIDGKQVANAHEATYSIERNDGSYAVTTETSGLGGGEFTRTVTTERTYGPLRSFGSLAALLFGVGALAWVVHGRRTGTLGPSREELAALELAQERAEYDEWVSRGRIPVGELEGPTIEVESLEDIVDVAIDSDRRVIEDPTAEAYYVADRGAVYVYEPAEFPGADEALPAPADDAEPIEIDPETTLDEPVEAEPEAILDDVESDRARRDSAPAAGSRVAVDGPGADQASLEALFADVETWEDELVTPDANGASSGGDSDSSNAASPPMEPDGGTEPDATDHG, encoded by the coding sequence ATGACTACAAGGGAACGTGATCGACAGGACGTGCAGGGCGTGTCGGCGACGAGACGACTGGAGATACGACTTCGAGAGGTCCTCGATCGACGATTTCTCGCCGTCGTCGTCCTCCTCGGCCTCGTCGTACTCGGGGGTGGCTGGGTCGCCTACAACACGCACGTCGACCCGGGGACCGAGGAGACGACGGCGGTCGTCGGATCCTGGTCCGAGGAACCCGAGCTGAGCCACCAGGCGCGCGTCCAGGCGGACAACCCCGTCTTCGAGACGGGAACGGTGCGCGCCGATCGCCCGCTGTACTTCACGCGGCTGATGCCGGAACTGGAGGGGCTCTACGCGTACGCCTACGACGGGTCCGTGACCGACGGGTCGCTCTCGGTCGAGGCGACCAGTTACCTCGTGATCCGCGCCGTCGACGGCGAGGAGACGCTCTGGCAGGAACGCGAACGGCTCGAGACGACGTCGGTCGACGGCGTCGAACCCGGAGCGGCCGTCCCGCTTTCGTTCACGGTCAACGTCTCGGAACTCGACGCGCGGATCGGATCGATCGTCGCCGATCTCGGGGCCGATCCCGGAACGACGGAAACGTCGGTCGTCGTCAAGACGACCGCCTCCGGAACGATCGACGGCAAGCAGGTGGCCAACGCCCACGAGGCGACCTACAGCATCGAGCGCAACGACGGTAGCTACGCCGTTACGACGGAGACGAGCGGTCTCGGCGGCGGGGAGTTTACGCGGACGGTCACGACCGAGCGGACGTACGGACCGCTCCGTTCGTTCGGCTCGCTCGCGGCGCTGCTGTTCGGCGTCGGCGCCCTCGCCTGGGTCGTCCACGGCCGTCGGACGGGAACGCTCGGCCCCTCGCGGGAGGAACTCGCCGCGCTGGAACTCGCGCAGGAACGCGCCGAGTACGACGAGTGGGTCAGCCGCGGGCGGATCCCCGTCGGGGAGCTGGAGGGCCCGACGATCGAGGTCGAGTCGCTCGAGGACATCGTCGACGTCGCGATCGACAGCGACCGGCGCGTGATCGAGGATCCGACCGCCGAGGCCTACTACGTGGCGGATCGCGGCGCCGTCTACGTCTACGAACCGGCGGAGTTCCCGGGAGCCGACGAGGCGCTGCCGGCCCCCGCCGACGACGCCGAACCGATCGAGATCGATCCCGAGACGACCCTGGACGAACCGGTCGAAGCCGAGCCCGAGGCGATCCTCGACGACGTGGAGTCGGATCGAGCCCGCCGGGACAGCGCTCCGGCCGCGGGCAGTCGGGTCGCCGTCGACGGCCCCGGAGCGGACCAGGCGTCACTCGAGGCGCTCTTCGCGGACGTCGAAACGTGGGAAGACGAACTCGTGACGCCCGACGCGAACGGGGCGTCGTCCGGCGGCGACTCCGACTCGTCGAATGCGGCCAGTCCGCCCATGGAGCCGGATGGCGGAACGGAGCCCGACGCGACCGATCACGGCTGA
- a CDS encoding S26 family signal peptidase, producing MTLRDAIEYGLLALGGILVLSLVLGSVLGQPVLFAYVETGSMAPTLEPGDGYVAIPAALAGEVETGDVVAFESESVHGGSLTTHRVVDERPTGYVTQGDANPFVDQSQGEPPITDGQIEAVALSVDGEVVTIPKLGVFASTTGSAIGWVEGVVASLFGTERLGPSQLMVVLFGVGLVTLVLGVFDGGGEDGRSEAKGRDRTRDTGFDERYLLVACIGLVCLAATLAMVLPAGGETYGIVSSEGNSSSPTIIPVGETDSFQYQIHNGGVVPIVSYLEPETNGLDAEPSRFELGPGEGANATVTLHAADETGYHVEAMREHRYLIALPPGAIDSLYAIHPWVPYLAIYAVLSGPLWLFWRVFGDGSDRIRSRRRSRSSSLFDWLQS from the coding sequence ATGACACTACGAGATGCGATCGAATACGGGTTGCTCGCGCTCGGGGGGATTCTCGTCCTCTCGCTCGTCCTCGGCTCGGTACTCGGACAGCCGGTACTCTTCGCGTACGTCGAGACGGGGAGCATGGCGCCGACGCTCGAGCCGGGCGACGGCTACGTCGCGATCCCCGCCGCGCTGGCCGGCGAGGTCGAGACCGGGGACGTGGTGGCGTTCGAGTCGGAGTCGGTTCACGGCGGTTCCCTGACGACCCATCGGGTCGTCGACGAACGACCGACCGGGTACGTCACGCAAGGGGACGCGAACCCGTTCGTCGACCAGAGCCAGGGCGAACCGCCGATCACGGACGGGCAGATCGAGGCCGTCGCCCTCTCGGTCGACGGCGAGGTGGTGACGATCCCGAAACTCGGCGTCTTCGCCTCGACGACCGGGTCTGCGATCGGCTGGGTCGAGGGAGTCGTGGCTTCGCTCTTCGGCACCGAACGCCTCGGCCCGTCCCAGCTCATGGTCGTGCTCTTCGGCGTCGGCCTCGTGACGCTCGTCCTCGGCGTCTTCGACGGTGGCGGGGAGGACGGGAGAAGTGAGGCGAAAGGCAGGGATCGGACCCGGGACACCGGTTTCGACGAACGGTACCTGCTGGTCGCCTGTATCGGTCTGGTCTGCCTGGCGGCGACGCTCGCCATGGTCCTCCCGGCGGGCGGAGAGACCTACGGGATCGTAAGTTCCGAGGGCAACTCCTCGAGTCCGACGATCATTCCGGTCGGCGAGACGGACTCGTTTCAGTACCAGATCCACAACGGGGGCGTCGTCCCGATCGTCAGCTACCTCGAACCGGAGACGAACGGACTCGACGCCGAGCCATCGCGGTTCGAGCTCGGGCCGGGGGAGGGCGCGAACGCGACCGTCACGTTACACGCCGCCGACGAGACGGGCTATCACGTCGAAGCCATGCGAGAACATCGCTACCTGATCGCGCTTCCGCCGGGGGCGATCGATTCGCTGTACGCCATCCACCCGTGGGTGCCGTACCTGGCCATCTATGCGGTGCTTTCCGGCCCGCTCTGGCTCTTCTGGCGGGTCTTCGGGGACGGGAGCGACCGGATCCGGTCGCGGCGGCGTTCGCGATCGTCGAGCCTTTTCGACTGGTTACAATCATGA
- a CDS encoding DUF7344 domain-containing protein encodes MSSLSSELPDRSSRSGTDAEISRDQVFDVLSNHRRICTIRYLKETDEELVSLRDVVDYVAKTEHPEAEGQVEYNDRKSVYTALRQTHLPKLDELGIIEFDKSRGVMQLTDRANHVQMYLEYVPENDIPWHAHYLGVTALSGVLVATTFFDLYPLAVGWQTVSIVCFLMLAVSALAHAYYQHGSRLADTDFVPVED; translated from the coding sequence GTGAGCTCGCTTTCGAGCGAACTTCCCGATCGGAGCAGCCGATCTGGGACCGACGCGGAGATCAGTCGCGATCAGGTCTTCGACGTCCTGAGCAACCATCGTCGGATCTGCACCATCCGATATCTGAAAGAAACCGACGAAGAACTGGTCTCGCTCCGCGACGTCGTCGACTACGTCGCAAAGACCGAACACCCCGAGGCGGAGGGCCAGGTCGAGTACAACGATCGAAAGTCGGTCTACACCGCGCTTCGACAGACGCACCTCCCGAAACTCGACGAACTCGGGATCATCGAGTTCGACAAGTCCCGCGGCGTGATGCAGTTGACCGATCGAGCGAACCACGTCCAGATGTACCTGGAGTACGTCCCGGAGAACGACATTCCGTGGCACGCCCACTACCTCGGTGTCACGGCCCTCAGCGGCGTCCTCGTGGCGACGACGTTCTTCGACCTGTATCCGCTGGCCGTCGGCTGGCAGACGGTCTCGATCGTCTGCTTTCTGATGCTCGCAGTCTCGGCGCTCGCACACGCCTACTACCAGCACGGGAGTCGTCTCGCGGATACCGATTTCGTGCCCGTGGAGGACTGA